The following proteins are co-located in the Castanea sativa cultivar Marrone di Chiusa Pesio chromosome 8, ASM4071231v1 genome:
- the LOC142607425 gene encoding transcription initiation factor TFIID subunit 10-like, translated as MNQNQQQQASDGGHEDDAALSDFLASLMDYTPTIPDELVEHYLAKSGFQCPDVRLIRLVAVATQKFVSEVASDALQQCKARQAAVVKDKRDKQQKDKRLILTMEDLSRSLREYGVNVKHQDYFADSPSTGVDPASRDE; from the exons atgaaccAAAATCAGCAACAGCAAGCGAGCGATGGTGGACACGAAGATGACGCTGCGCTCTCTGATTTTCTCGCTTCCTTAATGGACTACACTCCCACT ATACCAGACGAGTTGGTGGAGCATTACTTAGCCAAGAGTGGATTTCAATGTCCCGATGTTCGATT AATTAGGCTGGTAGCTGTTGCTACGCAAAAGTTTGTATCTGAGGTTGCAAGTGATGCTCTTCA GCAATGCAAGGCAAGACAGGCAGCAGTTGTAAAGGACAAAAGGGATAAGCAGCAAAAG GATAAGCGCCTAATATTGACAATGGAGGACCTCTCAAGATCACTTCGTGAG TATGGCGTGAATGTGAAGCACCAAGACTATTTTGCTGATAGCCCTTCAACTGGGGTGGATCCTGCTTCAAGAGATGAATGA